AGCGGTCGCGGTCCCTGAACTTCAATCTTTCTGCTTTTCGTCTTCCCAGAATCAGGTACAACCCTAATCCCATAATAAGTACAGGGAAAATAAAATCACCGAGATCAAGGCCGGGAATTAACTTAGCAGCCAGTAAAATAACTCCCATGAAGAGGAGAATAAGGGCGCCCGGATTACGGAAGTTATTCCTCATCCCGGAAAAGACTCCTAAAACGATCAGGATCGTTGGAAAGCTGATAATCCAGTCAGGGATAAATCCTCCAAGCGTCCGGATGAGCAGGATAACGCCTAAAAAAAGAAGAATAAGCCCTGCCCATTGCTTACCCGATCCTGGCTTTTTTTTATTATAGTGTGTGTTAGCGGTTTCCATTATCTTAATCTTTGCATCAAAGATATGGGAGTTGATGTTGCCCGGCAATAGCTTTTAGGTCGGAAACAAAAGAAATTCGGTAAACGGCAGGAAAAGACCGGCGAAAAAGAAGCATACACTACACAGGTTCACTAAAATAAGATACTTTTTATTGAACTATTGATATGATTTGATGAATAGCATTAATTAGCAGTCCTTTTCTTTACATAAATTATCAATCAATCTCGAACCTGATACAACGTGCTTAATACCCATTCCATGAAGAATCTGTTTCTTATCGTTTTATTTATCAATTCTATTGTTCTTGCTCAGGAGCGTAAAGCCCCTGCCTACCCTCTTGTTACTCACGATCCTTACTTCAGCATATGGTCTACATCAGACACATTAAACGCCGTAACAACCAGGCACTGGACGGGGACTGAGCAGTCGCTAACCGGAGCGGTGAGTGTTGACGGGAAAGTATATAGTTTTCTTGGTAAGGAGGAAAGGGCTTACACCACTATTCTGCCTGCCTCCGATGAGAAGGTTCTCCCCGTTAGCTACACCAGCAATGAACCGGCAGGCGACTGGACGGCTGTTAACTTTGATGACAGCCAATGGAAAGCTGCGTCTGGAGCGGCCGGAAGTAACCCTGCCGACGCTAACACGCCATGGGATAATAAAGATATCTGGATACGACGAACTTTCAACATCAGCAAACAAAGCAACGGGCGGCTTTTTCTTAAAATCAGGCACGATGACTATGCCACCGTTTACCTCAACGGCCGGCAAATCTATAATGTGCAAAAGTTTGTAGGAAAGTACACTTATGTACCGCTCGGCGGAAATGGTATCAATAGCCTGAAACCCGGAAAAAACATACTTGCCATTCATGCCGTTAACGATGGCGGCCCTTCATCTGTCGATGCGGGTTTAGCCACAGAGCAGGAAGGGCAGGACGCATTCAAAATAATACCGGCCAGGCAGAAAAGTTTTGAACTTACAGCAACACAGAGCATCTATAAATTCACTTGCGGAACGGTTGACCTGACTGTCGCCTTTACCTCGCCACTGTTAATGAACAACCTCAATCTGTTGTCACGGCCTATCAGCTATATTTCTACAACAGTAAACGCAAATGATGGAAAAACGCACAATGTAAAGATATACTTCGGAGCATCAACACGCCTCGCGACTCATACTCCGTATCAACAAGTTAAGGCTCAGAAATACAATTCGGCCGGGCTCTCCATCTTAAAGGCAGGGACTGTAGAACAACCTGTGCTCAAGAAGACCGGTGATGATGTACGGATAGATTGGGGCTATATGTATGTCGCTGTTCCTTCTGAATATAAAAGCGTTCAGTCGGTCACGGCACCGGGTGCAGCACTGAAGTCATTGGTTTCGCAATCCTCAAATACCACCGCTTCGTTGACTAAGGGTGAAGGGCTGATGTTAAATACCGTTATTCCGTTAGGCAATGTTAGCAGCAAGGTACAGGAGCAGTTTATCATACTCGGATATGATGACCTGTATTCGGTTCAATATTTCAATAATAATTTAAGACCATGGTGGAATAACGAGGGTAAAGAAACGATGGAAAGTCAATTAACGACTGCTGCTAAGGAGTATAGATCTGTCATGCAGCAATGTACTGCATTTGACCGTGAGCTCTATACTGACGCAGTTAAGTCGGGCGGAGAAACTTATGCAAAGCTTTGTGTAATCGCTTACCGGCAGGCAATCTCCGCTCATAAGCTGGTTAAAAGCAAGGACAATGAGATTCTGTTCCTGTCGAAAGAAAATTTCAGCAATGGCTCTATAGGTACGGTAGATGTTACATACCCCTCGGCCCCGCTGTTCCTCCTTTATAATCCCGACTTGCTTAAGGGTATGCTAAACGGGATATTTCACTACAGCGAGAGTGGAAAATGGAATAAAGATTATGCAGCACACGATCTGGGTACCTACCCAATTGCAAATGGCCAGACCTACGGAGGAGATATGCCAGTTGAAGAGTCGGGTAATATGCTCATTCTTACAGCCGCTATCGCCAAAGCTGAAGGCAACGCACAGTATGCAAAGAAACACTGGAAAACACTCACCACCTGGGCTGAATATCTGAGCAATGAAGGTTTTGATCCTGCCAATCAGCTGTCGACTGATGATTTTGCCGGTCACCTTGCTCGAAATGCCAACCTTTCTGTTAAAGCAATAGTAGCATTGGGGGGATATGGCATGCTCGCCGATATGCTAGGTTATAAAGATGTAGCTGTTAAATACACCGCCATGGCTAAAGACATGGCCAAACGATGGATGGTGATAGCCGATGCCGGAGATCACTACGCTCTTACCTTTAACGACAAAAACACCTGGAGCCAGAAATATAACCTGGTTTGGGATAAAGTATTAAAGCTCGGTTTGTTCCCGAAAGAGGTATACAACAAGGAAGTTAAGTTTTACCTTACTAAGCAAAATCAATATGGTCTTCCTCTCGACAGCCGTAAAACATACACCAAGTCCGACTGGATCTTGTGGTCAGCTACGCTCGCAGATAACCGCAACGATTTTGAATCGCTTATAGCGCCTGTTTATAAATATGCATTAGAGACGCCTGATCGCGTTCCACTCAGCGACTGGCATGAAACAAAAGATGCCAAAAGACAAAATTTCACAGCTCGAAGTGTTGTCGGCGCGTTTTATATAAAGATACTGGAGGATAAGTTGGCTGGGAAAGAATAAAGTTGGAGCATAATTTAATCGGATAGGAGGAACGGGATTAATTCCCGTTCCGACCTTCCACAGCACCGCACGTACCGTTCGGTATACGGCGCTTCCCTAAGTTGTAACACAAACTCGCTTGTATTCTGCCAGTAAAGATGGGTATCCCAGTTGTTTAAGATAGTAGTTGGAAAGGGTTGTTGTCAGTATCCAGCTTTTTGCTGTGTGCCAGTAACTTTTCCTTGTATGTGCCCATTCGTACGCCTTGTACTTACTTACGCCTAGTTGTACTAAGTTCCTAATTTTAGACTTGCTATGTTTCCATTGTTTCCATTTGACCATACGTAGCCTACGACGGTACCACATATCCAGTTGCCCCAGTTTCGTCCCCATGTCCGCTAGTTTAAAGTAGTGCATCCAGCCTGTGAGGTATTCCCTCAAGTAGAGAATTCGCTGTTCATCGCTCCAACCTCGACTGCGGCCCGTTAGTCCTTTAATCCTAGCTTTCATCTTCCCTAGACTTTTAGGGTGAATACGTAAGCGCGACTCCCCTCTGTAATTGTAGAAACTATAGCCTAGAAATTTAATCGTGGATACATGACGAACGACGCTTTTCTCTTTATTGACTTTAAGCATCAGCTTACCTTCAACAAATTTTGTGATCGATTCCATAACCCGTGAGGCACTCCGTTTACTACGACAAAGTATCATAAGGTCATCAGCGTAACGTACAAATTTGTGTCCTCGAGATTCCAGTTCTTTGTCCAGTTCATCAAGCATAATATTGCTCAAAAGTGGGCTTAGTGGGCCTCCTTGAGGTACACCTTCTGTAGTTACTATAGTCCTTCCGTTTATTTCTACACCTGCTCTCAAGTATCGATGGATAAGTGAGATCAGTCTTCCGTCTTTGATCGTGCGTGATAATAATTCAATCAGTTTACTGTGATTCACCGTATCGAAGAACTTCTCTAAGTCCATGTCTACGGAATAATTATACCCCTGTTGAATGTATTCCTTGCATTTGATAAGCGCTTGATGCGCGTTGCGACCCGGACGAAAACCATAGCTGTGGTCACTGAATTCAGGTTCGTAGATTGGTGTCAGGATTTGACTAATGCCCTGCTGGATGAGCCGATCAACTACTGTTGGGATGCCCAGCATTCGCTTTGACCCATTGTCTTTAGGAATTTCAACACGTCTTACTGCAGAAGGATAGTAACTCCCTTGCTTGATGGATGTTAAAAGTTTCTCCTTATGCTCTCTAAGATAATCCCCAAGGGATTCGACGCCCATCTTATCGATACCTCCAGCACCACGATTACCGACCACTTGTACATAGGCAGCATTTAGGTTCTGACGGTCAAGAAGTTGTTCTAACAGTTCATCTACTCGTGTGTTTGTGTCTGTGAGGTTCTTTTCAATCATCCTAATAAAAGTCTGCCCTCCCACATAGCATTCGGGTTCCGCCCTATTCTTTTGTGATCAGGTTGATAAACGTTATCAATTTTCTGCATTCTATCCTTCATTAGGTAATTCTCATTTATTGATCACTAACTTAAGGTTCATTCCTTCCTTGCTTTGCCGTAAGCAAGTACTACGAAATCGGCTGACTTCTCACAGCTAGCTTTACTCCTTGCTTCTGAAAAAAAAAACTTCCACAAGTCTGTGAGATCTCCCCGGGTAAGAACGATAACTTTCCTCTCATGTGTCTGCTACATTTACCTTGATGCTTCTGTACAGTATAGGACTTTAGTTTGTGTTGCAACCTCATCCAGCATCGTAGGCCTTATATGTAGTTTCTGTCCGTCAGACCGAGAATTTGCCTGAGGCTTCCTTCAGATTCCACCTCACGGTGGACACCCTTGCCTTCGGCTAACACTTCCAACTGTAATGGCGTGTTCGGGACTTGCACCCTAGAGTTATCGCCCATGCCGGGCGCACAACAAAGAAGCCGCCGTCCCCAAGTAAGTGACGGCGGCTTCTTTGATGGTTCTAATCTTAGAAGGTTGCTCCTGCCGAAGCAGCTGAGCCCGCTTTTAGTACAAAGCTTGGCGCTGTGAGGCTAAATGGATTATTAAGCAGATTAGCGGCATCAACAGCAGTAATCGTCTTATTATTTTTAGAATTGAAATAATCTTCAAGCTCTTTAACTGTAGCGAAGGAAGGAGCATTGCCATTAGCGTTCTTACCATCAGCAACCAGTTCTTTTCCTGCAGTGAATGACTGATAAATATTGTTCTTCATAGCTGAAGTTTCATCTTTAATAGCATCTCCAGTTTCTTTGTCACGAATATCCAGGCCGTATCTATGGTTAATGAAAATAGAATTCGCTAACACAAACTTGACTCCCCTTCTCCACAAATTGGCGTATTCGTGCCGTTCATTAACACCTGTATTACCAGGACCAATAATCGTCATGTTAGAAATTACCGGACGAGTTCTTGGACTGGTCGTAAACTGCGATTCAGAATTATCAGCTTCTATCCCATTAGACTGGCCGGCAGCGTCAAAATTAGCAGGATCACGTTGGCCCACCAAAAATTGAAGTTTACCTGAATAGCCGTTATCGAAGTCAAATACATCATCAACTGTTCCAATAGAGATTAGATGCTTTGCATTTACTGTACCACCAAACCACTCGAATGAGTCATCACCACTATAAGATACCTGAACGTAGTCTACTGTTGTTGCCGCGCCGACAGAGCCAAAAGTAATACCATTGATCTCATTATTGGGCTGGAATTCGACGCCCGGGAATTCGACACGAACGTATTTAAGGCTTCCGGAATTATCGTTATCATCGGTACCCCCGTGTTTTCCAACACCGGTATCGTCGTTTACACCACCTTCAATAACTCCTTCACTGCCCGGAAGATTATTTTTGGCCTTTCCTAATATTATAATGCCGCCCCAGTCCCCAGGATGTCGTTGCCCCGCGGAAAAGTTTGAGGTAAACACAATGGGTTCTGTACTCGTTCCATTAGCAACTAATTTTCCCCCCCTGGCAATAATCAAACTACCTTTAGTATTTTTATCTCCCCGGATAATTGTTCCGGCAGGAATAGTAAGTGTTGCACCGCTTTTAACGTACACAAACCCTTTCAAGAGATATGTTCCCTTTGCAAGCGTCCTGTCGGTTGTTATTTCCCCTTCAATAGTAGAAGTTGTAGCAGAGTACTCAGTAGTTTGAGGATTAAAGTTTGCCCAACCTGCTGCCCAGTCGTTTGTCCCAAACGCACCAAGATAAACTACTTTGTCGAAAAATGAATCGCTCAGTTCGGCAATGTTATCTTTTGGTTCTTCGGGTTCTTCATCATTATCGTTCTTACTACAAGCCGAAAAGATGGTTAAACCTAACATCAGAACCAATAATAAACTTTGTCTTTTTTGTTTCATATCTATCATATTTTTCTGTGGTAAAATTACCGGATTAAGGTTAAGAGGATATTAAACGTATATTATCAATATCCTCTACTTGTGTTAACTCAATATTAAGCGAAAGGTTAACTATAGGTTATAAGAGAACCCAAGAGTAAAAGTAGAACCGAGGGTATACGAACGGTTTAAATTGTCACCTTTATCATATTTACCATTATCATTGACATCTTGGTATTCTATGTACTTGTTATTCAGTATATCTCCATAATTAAGTTTTATTTCTGACCGTCCGGAAGAAAGCTTCTTTGAGATTTGGAAATCAAGGACATTCCGAGGCTTTTCATACAAGTCAATATCATTAATATTCCCTACCGCTACGATCCTCCGTCCGAAGGTATTATACAAGAGACTTAGGCCAAGTGGATTTTTTGATGAAGAATTATATTGTAAGCCAGCGTTGATAAGATACGGGGATTGCCCCTGAAGCGGACGTTCGCCATCTTTATTAATCCTAACCTTTGAAACTTCTACTCTTGAATCTATATATGAAGCATTAGCGCTGAAGGTTAAATTCTTCAGTATCTCATTGATAAAGTCAAGGTTCTTCCTCACTTCAAATTCCACTCCGTATAGATTAGCCGTAGGAGCATTCCAGTAAGAGAAGCTTCGGCCGGAGCTAAAGTCGAGCGACTGCTCAATGGGATCTTCAAAGTATTTATAGAATGCAGAGACTGATATTACTTCGCCAGCTTTTGGATAAACCGCATATCCGAGATCAAAATTATTTGTGCTTGACTGTCTTAAAACAGGAGATCCCGTAACATTGGCATTTCTCTTGTGATCATAAAAAGAGAAAGGAGCTATCTCTCTAAATTCAGGTCTCCCTACGGTTCGCGAAGCCGACATACGAATGCTGCTCTTTTCAGAAGCGTTGAAAATGAGGTTTATAGACGGAAGTATGTTATTATATATTGTGTCTACATTTAAGGGATTGTTGTTGTTATTGGTGGAGGCCAGCTTCTGATGGTAAGACTCAAATCTTGCACCGATGCCTAATCTCAATTTTTCTGAAAGAAATCCGTCGAACATGGCATACCCGGCGTTCAAGAGTGCGCTTCCGTCATAATGATCAGTACCATTCGTAATGTCCTGTAAGAGGAACCCTCCTACCCTTATATTTTCGTCATTAAACAGTTGATCCTGAGGGTAAGTCTGCAGGGAAGTATCAAAGCTCACATCTCCGGTGGCTCCACTGGTATAACCCAGCACCCGTGCGCCGAAATTCCTATCGCGATATTGACCGCTATAACCAAACTTGAGTTTACTATTTTGCTTAAAGAGCGAAACAGGAACCGTAAAATTGGCTGCTCCGCCATAAATGTTTTCGTCAAGATTAGAATAGAAATCACCCAGAACAGTGGGAGATCCTACAAGTCCAACATTCAATTTGTAGGGACCGTCGGGCGAATCAGTTGAACTTTGGGTTGTTAGTCGTTTAAACCCAGGCTCCGCTCTCTTGGTACTGGCATAATTCAGATTCCAGTCTAGCTTAAGTTTAGAACCTAAAGCATGGTCGCCTAAGAGCTGGCTTGAAACCAATGATCTTTCAAGCAGGTAGTTAAAATTATTCTGCACGTAACTATCAATTTCAACTCCCGACCTTGACGTAAACTGTTGTTCGACCACCTTGTTATAGATATTCTTTAAGGCTAACTTATTAGTCCCCCACGAATACGCAAAGTTGGCCAGGGCGCCAATATTCGTATTATAATTATACAGGTTATCTGAATATTCAAAATTTAAACTTTGCCCCACGTATCCGTTCGTCTCCCCTTTTTGCAGACGTTCGTCGTACCGATACGATAAAGACAGAACCGCACCGAATTTACTGTTGTTCTTTAAAACTTTACTATCTCCGTAACTGAGCTGAAGGATAGGACTTGGGATTGAGGTGTATTTCTGAGGCCCCCAGTTATTTGAAAACTTACGCGCTTCCTGAATCTGTTGATCAAGCGGCATATTAGTGTACGTACTCTTTGAAGGGAATGAAGACGGCAAATCGCGTCCTTTATCATAAGAACCAAACAACGCTTTATTTTTATTGGTCGGGCCTATAAAGTCTTTAAATGTCGACTGTGTATTGTATGATGTACCAAGGCTCAGATTCAAGAACTTTGAATCTGGAAAATCTTTGGTAGAGATTTGCACAACACCTCCGGAAAAATCTCCTGGAAGATCGGCTGATGCGGATTTGTTAACAACTATCTTATCTATCAGATTAGAAGGAAGTATATCAAACGAAAAGGCTTTTTTATCAGGTTCCGTGTTTGGTAGCGTTGAATTATTGAGCATAGCCGAGTTGTATCTATCAGCCAAGCCCCTAACTACGATAAACTTATTTTCCTGAATACTTGCGCCACTCACTCTCCTTAGAACGTCAGATGTATTTCTGTCGGGCGATCTTCTTATCTGTTCGGCTGAGATACCGCTTGAGATACTGATGCTGTTTTTCTGTTGAGCATACAAAGCCCCCACGCTTTCCTGTCGTGCAGACGCTGTAATTACAACCTGTTGCAGTTGCTGGCCTCCTGCCTCGTCCATCACCAGATCCATAACAGAAACGGCTCCGGCCCGAACAGCTATGTCAGAAATCCTCTTTGTTTGATACCCAACGTATGAAAAAGTAAGCGTATAACGGCCTGCAGCCAAACCTCCTATATTGTATCTCCCTTCAACGTCGGTCGACACGCCCTTGTTTGCACCCTCTACTTTAACAGTTAGGCCGATCAGGGCTTCCCCTGTCTTTTTATCCGTTACTTTTCCTGCAATCCTGCCCGTCTGTTGCGCTGTAACGACGAAAACACTGAGAATAAATACGATAAGCAGTCCTGTAACTTTGAAAATGTAATTTTTTTTCACTTTTGTACTTTTTGTTCGCTACAAAAGTATTATCACAATGTTAGCAGGATGTTAGCTATTAATTAAGTATAGGTAAGCTGAATGTTAACTAAAGATTAACACGAGCGAGAGGCGTAAGATACGGTAAGTGTACGGCAGAGTTACAACTTAATACTGGTCTTTCTTAATAACGAATAAAACAGCCATACCGGACCGTTAACAAACGTTTTGAAACTGTAGGCAATGCCAGGACTACGGCCTTCGATCTTGTGCCCGTAAAATTGCATGCACCACGAAACGATACAAACAATGGCACAAACCTGCCACATTTCAGGCCAACCCTGTTGCATATGCAATTTCTCAAGTCCAACGATACAGGCCGAAAAAGCAAAGATCGCCAGGAGAATAGCATACGAGAGAACCTGGGAGATTCTATAATAGTAATACACCGCAATTGCTATTACAAAAGAGGCCCAATTAACAAAACCGTTGTAGCGGCCAAGGAAGTCGAGATGAGGAAAGGGAATTGACCATATGAGTCCCAGTACGGCAAAGGTTAGGAAAGGGATTGTAAAGTAATGAATGAGCTTATTTGCTTTATTCCGATGAAAAC
The window above is part of the Arcticibacter tournemirensis genome. Proteins encoded here:
- a CDS encoding glutaminase family protein; this encodes MKNLFLIVLFINSIVLAQERKAPAYPLVTHDPYFSIWSTSDTLNAVTTRHWTGTEQSLTGAVSVDGKVYSFLGKEERAYTTILPASDEKVLPVSYTSNEPAGDWTAVNFDDSQWKAASGAAGSNPADANTPWDNKDIWIRRTFNISKQSNGRLFLKIRHDDYATVYLNGRQIYNVQKFVGKYTYVPLGGNGINSLKPGKNILAIHAVNDGGPSSVDAGLATEQEGQDAFKIIPARQKSFELTATQSIYKFTCGTVDLTVAFTSPLLMNNLNLLSRPISYISTTVNANDGKTHNVKIYFGASTRLATHTPYQQVKAQKYNSAGLSILKAGTVEQPVLKKTGDDVRIDWGYMYVAVPSEYKSVQSVTAPGAALKSLVSQSSNTTASLTKGEGLMLNTVIPLGNVSSKVQEQFIILGYDDLYSVQYFNNNLRPWWNNEGKETMESQLTTAAKEYRSVMQQCTAFDRELYTDAVKSGGETYAKLCVIAYRQAISAHKLVKSKDNEILFLSKENFSNGSIGTVDVTYPSAPLFLLYNPDLLKGMLNGIFHYSESGKWNKDYAAHDLGTYPIANGQTYGGDMPVEESGNMLILTAAIAKAEGNAQYAKKHWKTLTTWAEYLSNEGFDPANQLSTDDFAGHLARNANLSVKAIVALGGYGMLADMLGYKDVAVKYTAMAKDMAKRWMVIADAGDHYALTFNDKNTWSQKYNLVWDKVLKLGLFPKEVYNKEVKFYLTKQNQYGLPLDSRKTYTKSDWILWSATLADNRNDFESLIAPVYKYALETPDRVPLSDWHETKDAKRQNFTARSVVGAFYIKILEDKLAGKE
- the ltrA gene encoding group II intron reverse transcriptase/maturase; its protein translation is MIEKNLTDTNTRVDELLEQLLDRQNLNAAYVQVVGNRGAGGIDKMGVESLGDYLREHKEKLLTSIKQGSYYPSAVRRVEIPKDNGSKRMLGIPTVVDRLIQQGISQILTPIYEPEFSDHSYGFRPGRNAHQALIKCKEYIQQGYNYSVDMDLEKFFDTVNHSKLIELLSRTIKDGRLISLIHRYLRAGVEINGRTIVTTEGVPQGGPLSPLLSNIMLDELDKELESRGHKFVRYADDLMILCRSKRSASRVMESITKFVEGKLMLKVNKEKSVVRHVSTIKFLGYSFYNYRGESRLRIHPKSLGKMKARIKGLTGRSRGWSDEQRILYLREYLTGWMHYFKLADMGTKLGQLDMWYRRRLRMVKWKQWKHSKSKIRNLVQLGVSKYKAYEWAHTRKSYWHTAKSWILTTTLSNYYLKQLGYPSLLAEYKRVCVTT
- a CDS encoding T9SS C-terminal target domain-containing protein; this translates as MKQKRQSLLLVLMLGLTIFSACSKNDNDEEPEEPKDNIAELSDSFFDKVVYLGAFGTNDWAAGWANFNPQTTEYSATTSTIEGEITTDRTLAKGTYLLKGFVYVKSGATLTIPAGTIIRGDKNTKGSLIIARGGKLVANGTSTEPIVFTSNFSAGQRHPGDWGGIIILGKAKNNLPGSEGVIEGGVNDDTGVGKHGGTDDNDNSGSLKYVRVEFPGVEFQPNNEINGITFGSVGAATTVDYVQVSYSGDDSFEWFGGTVNAKHLISIGTVDDVFDFDNGYSGKLQFLVGQRDPANFDAAGQSNGIEADNSESQFTTSPRTRPVISNMTIIGPGNTGVNERHEYANLWRRGVKFVLANSIFINHRYGLDIRDKETGDAIKDETSAMKNNIYQSFTAGKELVADGKNANGNAPSFATVKELEDYFNSKNNKTITAVDAANLLNNPFSLTAPSFVLKAGSAASAGATF
- a CDS encoding TonB-dependent receptor gives rise to the protein MKKNYIFKVTGLLIVFILSVFVVTAQQTGRIAGKVTDKKTGEALIGLTVKVEGANKGVSTDVEGRYNIGGLAAGRYTLTFSYVGYQTKRISDIAVRAGAVSVMDLVMDEAGGQQLQQVVITASARQESVGALYAQQKNSISISSGISAEQIRRSPDRNTSDVLRRVSGASIQENKFIVVRGLADRYNSAMLNNSTLPNTEPDKKAFSFDILPSNLIDKIVVNKSASADLPGDFSGGVVQISTKDFPDSKFLNLSLGTSYNTQSTFKDFIGPTNKNKALFGSYDKGRDLPSSFPSKSTYTNMPLDQQIQEARKFSNNWGPQKYTSIPSPILQLSYGDSKVLKNNSKFGAVLSLSYRYDERLQKGETNGYVGQSLNFEYSDNLYNYNTNIGALANFAYSWGTNKLALKNIYNKVVEQQFTSRSGVEIDSYVQNNFNYLLERSLVSSQLLGDHALGSKLKLDWNLNYASTKRAEPGFKRLTTQSSTDSPDGPYKLNVGLVGSPTVLGDFYSNLDENIYGGAANFTVPVSLFKQNSKLKFGYSGQYRDRNFGARVLGYTSGATGDVSFDTSLQTYPQDQLFNDENIRVGGFLLQDITNGTDHYDGSALLNAGYAMFDGFLSEKLRLGIGARFESYHQKLASTNNNNNPLNVDTIYNNILPSINLIFNASEKSSIRMSASRTVGRPEFREIAPFSFYDHKRNANVTGSPVLRQSSTNNFDLGYAVYPKAGEVISVSAFYKYFEDPIEQSLDFSSGRSFSYWNAPTANLYGVEFEVRKNLDFINEILKNLTFSANASYIDSRVEVSKVRINKDGERPLQGQSPYLINAGLQYNSSSKNPLGLSLLYNTFGRRIVAVGNINDIDLYEKPRNVLDFQISKKLSSGRSEIKLNYGDILNNKYIEYQDVNDNGKYDKGDNLNRSYTLGSTFTLGFSYNL
- a CDS encoding DUF962 domain-containing protein, producing the protein MNKPAKSSNPSPVEAVASQFNGFHRNKANKLIHYFTIPFLTFAVLGLIWSIPFPHLDFLGRYNGFVNWASFVIAIAVYYYYRISQVLSYAILLAIFAFSACIVGLEKLHMQQGWPEMWQVCAIVCIVSWCMQFYGHKIEGRSPGIAYSFKTFVNGPVWLFYSLLRKTSIKL